GAAATTAATTGCAGTTTTGCCTTAAAAATGACTCTCAGGGCTACTTGTAAGACAGCCGGTACAGCAAATAAGAACATTATACTGGGTTAAAGTATGTCGATTTTATATTTGTTCAAGTTGTAGTTGTGCTGACCAGTAGTTGGCAAGGAGGCTAGCTGACAACTGTCAAACACGATACTGACACTTGCACATAGGTTGTAGACAAATCAAGTTAGGTGCACTGAAAGAAGAAATGAACAACTATAAAGTTTCTTTGTGGCATGAGATATTTCTTATCATGATTGTTTCTAGATATGTTCCAAAACTAAAGGTTTTGAAGTGGTCTTGAAAATCCTAGAATCAAGATTTTGCAAACTAGGTTCTCGGGTTCCTGGTGGACCTTCAAATCTATGATCAGGATTGTCAAATCAGGACTGGCCGGAAAAGGAAATTTAAAGGTTTTACTAAAAGTTAAAAAGTCATACATGTTCTACaacttataaaatttattaaaaaactgcgaggttaaaaaaaatgatgtttgTTAGCCATTGCATTTGTAGGATTTAATTTTTCAACCATTTATCAATAAATGCCATTTTTTACCGCAACCACACCATACCCAAAAGAGAAAACAATGTAAAAGTTTCTGTTTTCCTCttaccccttctctctctctctctctctctctcacacacacacacacacacacacacacactttgtCATTGCTTACTTGCTCACTCAATCTCTGCATCAAAGGAAAACAATGCAAGGGGCAGCGTATCAGCAAGCAGCTCTATCCTAGTGCATCAACAAGTAAACATCGTCTGCAGTTCGTCTTCCATCTTATCCTCTAGTTCTTTTGCTCTTGCCAATTGAATCTCCCAAcatctttcctctctctctctctctcgctttatCACTTGTTGATTGCAATCGACCAAGGTTCAGTCTATTTTTGGTGATTTCATTGACTATCCATCAATAGTGCCGAGATATCAATTTAACCAGGATCAGTCATTCTAGAAAACCACGATTGGCACTATGTTGATTGCCATGTGATTTCTATTACAGTAATCATTATATGTTCATTGCTACTTATCATCAATATCCTAGCACATTAATAATCTGCCTTATAGCTGAAATTATATTTCTTTGATCTAGGCAGCATCAACATATTGCCTTCATGGTATAAACAATACAgaaaattttttatatcttttttataaGAACATTTTTATTGCTTCAGTAATATTGGGAATATGAACTGGAACATAATTCATCTAGATATTAATTTTATACTTTATCTTGGTGGAGGTGAATGTTATAACTCCACTATGGATGCTAAATTGTTTAGTTAAGAAAGGCAACATTCTagcaattaaaataatattttgggGTTATATCCATAATAAAGAAGGTTTTTAATGATTTTGGTGTTGTTGTAAATGTCACTTTGAGATCTAGAATCGTTTAAAAAATGTGTAGAAATGATAGTTTACTATGATCAAGATTTATTTGTTTGAAAGCTTTTGTTTTAGTTTGGTAAAAGTAAATCCTGGTTTTGGTTTCATTTTAGGAAATATGCCATTTTAGTCATCTtagaacatttatcatgtttatttaGTAATATATTTTAATTCGAGGTTTGCAAAGATAATATATTTTGGGGTTTTATCTTAGCTGAGTAAAGTACATAAGATCCTAGTATCCTTGTAGGTAAGTTGGAATTCGGATAAGTTGTCTTAAAGATGTTTAGTAGAAGGTAGAAGTATAAGATGTCACTGACCATCACTAAAGTTTGTTAAATAATTGTACTTTTTGGAGATGAGTTTtgattttgtctttttttttttttttctcttgaccTACATTTTTGTCTTGACAGATTCTTTTTTTGAACATGTTTGATCCTTCTTCTTGGGTAACTTTGTACCGTAGGTCTTCGAAatctttttaaatatatatattttttttatttttgctatTAGTTTATATAAATCCCTCATGAGCAGTTGGAATGTTTTCACATCTAGAAAGGAGCCTTTTAGACTTCCTATATTAGACTTAGTTGTGCTTTTTCTCTGACCTATAATTTCTATTCTGCGTTAGTTGATCTTACATCTTATGCATTCTTTAACCTACATGTTTTTATCTCCTTTTATTTGATCTGCTTATTGTACACTGATTAGATGAACTTTTACTAATTATGTGAATTCTTATGGACTCtccatttaaatttattattgaatcctttttaAGTGTTGTTGGAATGAGTTAGCAATCCCACATAGCATAAAGGGGAAGCAGTAGATACATATGAGCTTGTGTAACCTTACACTAGTATTTGGGTATAAGCATTCTGGCACATTTTGTGAGTTCCAGTTCACACATTTTTCTGTGGGCAAAGGATAAAAGAGAGCCTATCCAAAGTTCCAAACTCGTCTCATGTTCACTCCAGGAAAATTAATTGATCAGCAGATGCTATTAATATTTGACTCAGACCTTAGTCACCCAGCTTGGCAAGGAGTCACCTTATCATAATGCCAATACTTGCTATCTAATTACACATTTCATCAATACAACAAGAAATTGAACCTAGTATAATATCTGTGGCGACTTTGATTCAGTGCTTAAGAGTTGTCATATCCAGGTCAACTGCATAAGCTTACAAATGCCATAGTGATGGTTATAGACAAAAAGTTTTCATTAGTTCTTCACATGTTATTTTGTATTTTCTATATCGAACATACTCAAATATGACATTTTATTTTTACAGGTGGCAATTAGCACAATTGGTCTCCTTTTATTTGGGAAGTCGCTGGAGCCATTGTGGGGTTCCAAAGAGTTTTTGAAGTtcatcatagtggtgaatttatTTACTTCAGTCTGCGTCTTTGTAACTGCTATTGCTTTGTACTACATTACAAGACAGGAAAGCTATCTGTAAGTCTCAGATATCACAAGGCTCAGTTATATCTCTGTTTGCAGCATCTTCCACATTAACCAAGACCTCCCATCTTTCTTTTCACCTCTAAATTCTGGGTGAATCCAACTTTGACATTCTTTATGCCATGATATAGATAATGAAAATCAAACTTTAGCATTTTGCATTAAATAACATATAGAGTTTAGATTAGAAAGTTATTTAAAGTGATTTATGCTACTATGAATATGAGTTATTACATCATAGTAAGTTTGGTTGTTCTGGTTCCTTTATCTGCATCAAACTGGAAAATGGCAATGATTACTTTAGGGAACGAATTCATGGCAGGTCAATTTTTGTTATAACTGCACATGTAAAGCTGTAGCTGCACCTAGATTTAGTATCTGTTAGCATATGGGTGATATGTTGATATAATCTTGATCATCATGTTGAGCATCCTACATAGATAAAGGTCATTCTGTTCTGTGTGTACATTCATTAATGTTATATGACAACAATTATGTGTCCTTTGATATGTTGATATAATCTTGATCATCATGTTGAGCATCCTACATAGATAAAGGTCATTCTGTGTGTACATTCATTAATGTTATATGACAACAATTATGTGTCCTTATTGGCATAAATTGTGAAATACTGTTATACCTATAGAACAAGTAATGACATTTTTTAAGTGTGTTTATGAACACTTACTCCCATCACTGTCTTCTCCCTTCGCCTTATTCTTGGACTACAGTAATATGCCATTTTCTGGCTTCCATGGGGGTTTCTTCAGGAATTCTAGTAGGCATTAAACAAATTCTACCAGATCATGAGCTTAGTGAAACACTGCTGTACCTTTAGATTTTGTAATGTCAATTTTTTAGTATGTTTATATACATTGTACTTTCTTCCATCACTGTCTTCTTTGTTCTTCATATTCTTGGTCTACAGTTATACGCCATTTTCTGGCTTCCATGGGGTTCTTTCTGGATTTCTAGTAGGCATTAAACAAATTCTACCAGATCAGGAGCTCagtctttttgttttgaagatcaaAGCAAAGGTATACATCTGTCTCCGTAATTTATCAGGACTTGGTATATGCTCTTCATAGTCCAATAATTTGCTGAAACAGCAGTTATTCTTGTTCCTACGCTTCACAGTGGATGCCAACTCTTGTTACATTGATATCGATTGCCACAAGCTTCTTTATAACAGACTCTGTGTCTTACCTTCCAACTTTACTCTTTGGCATATATATGAGTTGGATATACCTGCGTTACTTTCAAAAGCGGCCAGAAACAAGCCTTAAGGGAGATCCAAGTGATGATTTCTCTTTTTCAAGCTTCTTTCCTGAATTTTTGCGGTAACAGTAACACTTATGCCTTAATGGTGTCCCCTTAAATACTCACCAAGCTGACATACTCTGATGAGTTGATCATGATTCATGTAACAACATGCAGGCCAGTTTTAGATCCCATCACTTCATTATTTCATTGGGTTTTTTGTGGAAGAAGATCTGGGAGCTCTGCTGAATTAAGAGGTCGCTCGTTGGATGCGTCTCCGTTGCCTGGTTCTGATTCAATTGAAGCAGCCAGAAGAAGGTGTGTTTGTTTGTCAGTTTTATCTAAACATCTTCTCTGCTTTTATTTGCTACGCCCTCTTGCAGAATATATAATAAGATTATAAATCCTTAAGATTCCTTGATCTTATTGCCTCTCAGGACCTGTCTAGAACATGTTcatgcttttttttatttttgctaccatatttgatttattattctagAAAGTGCCTGAATCCCTCtagattttttatttgtttttataaTGCCACCAATATTTTAATTCCGTGTAGGTTATGTTATTTTCATGGGCTAATGAATTCACATTGTAACTAAGTGATACATGTCATGTTGCACCACTGAAATCATGATGACTATCTGATAGGATAACTTTATCGTTCTGCTTAAGAAAAGCCTTGAGGAAGATCCAACTGATAATTTCTCATTTTCTATCTCCTGCCCTGATTTCTATATTTGGAAACCTTGGATTGTTTCAATCAGCAAATGCAGAACCGAAATAATCTGCTTATATTAGTAAATACAATACAATGATGTTTGTCCTCCATAAAATTTTATCATCTATAGTGAATGTTTCTTTCGTCACATCAAGGTGCAACCAAGAATTCATGTCATGGGACTTCAAACACTCAACATCTGGTGCATATTCATGTGCTTTTTCTTCTCTTGAGATAGTATGTTTTCCTACACATGCTAAAGAGATTTGACACATATACACATTTCTTTTGTAAGCTATattgtttctctttttttatttttttactctttGGTTGTCACTTCATTATTTTCTTACTAGTTATTTTTGTCAAGGGCTGCAATTTATTATAACCGGTATGTATTTATCGATCCGGGCCTCAACCAAGATGCAAAACAGGCCTTTTCAGGCAGTCCAGATATGGTACAGGGGTTACTACTCGGGGACCCTTTGAACCTAGTAGAGTGCCCATTTTTGGCTTGTTACTGGACCTGAACTGAGTGGTAagcccaccacccagtttggttcATCataatccctctctctctctctctctctctgcaccaGCCCATGCTCGAAGCCTCTGGCTGCCTGCCTCAGCCCATCCGCTGTTGGCCACCAGCTTGCCTCCTGGTACtccatctcctcttcctcttttcctccCCTCTGTTTCCTACCCTCCATGGTACATGCTGGCCAGATCATCATGGCATCGGTAACCGAAACTACAACCATTGTCTCCGTATTTATCTTGTAGTTACCTTCTTACTAGTTATCTCTGTATTTACATTAACTCCTCTTAGATATAGAAGGTAAAACTTGGGCATGGTGAGAAAGACTCTAAGAGAAGGAAATATAAAATGTTTAAAAGAGTCTGCAATCTTATTTTTTTAGTTGACTTTTATTTACCTTGATGTCAACacgtccttttcttttttttctcacttTGTTGGAAGAGGTAATTGACATTGTTGCATAGGTTACCATTGAAGAGGATTAACATATGACTAAATTATATTCTCATCTGTTAATTGAGAACTTGGTTCATCTTTTTCTATGTGCCATCATAGCTTGCTTGCAAGATCGGTATCGAATTAGAGTCGACTAGAGACAACATGATCAAAATCGAGAGGATTGGTTGGATTAAATTAGGGGTCATGAGGTCAACttagaaaataatttaaaattttaaaatataaaaatgataaattagcAAAAAATTAGAATGGAATATAAAGTTTATGAAAAATAACAGTGTTGTGGGCTAAATGATCTTTTATATTCATATTTCATAAATTATTggattaaaaatatatgaaatgagaatatgaacaataaaaatataaatttaaatttacatTGAGCAAGAAATTGGTGTGTCTGAAGTTAAAACATCTACTTTCGAAGTTCAATAGATCTCAACCGATGATTAAATAGGCTTATGGCTTCACAAATTGTTAGAGAATACTTCTAGCTCTTTCCAGCTGGAGATCAAATATGGGGGTTCCAAATCAACAATAAG
Above is a genomic segment from Musa acuminata AAA Group cultivar baxijiao chromosome BXJ3-4, Cavendish_Baxijiao_AAA, whole genome shotgun sequence containing:
- the LOC135635209 gene encoding rhomboid-like protein 19 — translated: MLSSSSPPQPLQTGSSSFYTGFTRLCKGLAVILVLGHVLLQIFPSALPYVALIPSSTIPFAWNLITAGYIEQSLIGVAISTIGLLLFGKSLEPLWGSKEFLKFIIVVNLFTSVCVFVTAIALYYITRQESYLYTPFSGFHGVLSGFLVGIKQILPDQELSLFVLKIKAKWMPTLVTLISIATSFFITDSVSYLPTLLFGIYMSWIYLRYFQKRPETSLKGDPSDDFSFSSFFPEFLRPVLDPITSLFHWVFCGRRSGSSAELRGRSLDASPLPGSDSIEAARRRERGARALEQRLAAEKLSAVGKVEGTSHQSAAENV